A segment of the Streptomyces sp. P9-A2 genome:
TCCAGCGAGAGCGACCGCTCCAACGGCTACGTCACCTTCCATCACAACAAGTACGAGAACATCGACTCCCGCACACCGCTGCTGCGCGGAGGCATCTCGCACATCTACAACAACCACTACGTGAACCTGCACGAGTCCGGCATCAACACCCGGGCCGGGGCACGCGCGAAGGTGGACAACAACTACTTCGAGGACTCCAAGGACGTCCTCGGCACCTTCTACACCAGCGAGGCCGGCTACTGGCAGGTCGGTGGCAACATCTTCGACAACGTGACCTGGTCCGCCCGCAGCGGCGACAACCAGCCCGCCGGCCCCAACCCGACGTCCAACACCACGGTGAGCATCCCCTACTCCTACGGCCTCGACAACGCGAACTGCGTACCGGACGTGGTCAACCGGACGGCCGGCGCCAACAAGGGCAACCAGGTCTCGGACGGCAACTGCACCCCGCAGAACCCGGGCCCGACCGACCCCACGACTCCCCCCACCGACCCGACCGATCCCCCCACCGGGACCAACCTCAGCCTCGGCGCCGGTGCCGACGGCTCCAGCAAGGCCAGCGGTACGAGCTACGGCAACGTGATCGACGGCAACCTGGGCAGCTACTGGTCGCCGAGCGGCTCGACCGGCTCCGTCTCGGTCAAGTGGTCGTCCGCCACCTCGGTGTCGAAGATCAGCATTCGTGAGGCAGCGGGCTCCGAGGGCGGCATCCGCAACTGGAGGGTCCTCAACAACGACACCGGTGCCGTTCTGACCTCCGGCAGCGGAGCGGGCGTCATCTCCTTCCCGAAGACGTCGCTGAAGAAGGTCACCTTCGAGATCACCAGCTCGAACGGCAGCCCGCGGGTCGCCGAGTTCGAGACCTACAACGGCTAGGCAGGCCCCTGAAGTCAGAGGTCTTCACGCGTCCGGCTCCAGGTCCCCGCCCGGGGCCAGGGGCCGGACGTCGGCCGTGCCGCCGGAAAAAGGGGAGTGTACGTTCGTACGCTCTGCGGATAGGGTCCGTGCATGACCATTGACGTACTGCGGCGGCCGGGCTCGGCCGAGCGGCAGGCTCGCGCAGCCGTTGCCGTGCTCTTCTTCACCAACGGCGCCCTGTTCGCCAACCTGCTGCCGCGCTATCCGCAGATCAAGGCGGATCTCGGCATCGGCAACGCCGCCTACGGACTGGCCGTCGCGGCGTTCCCGGCGGGGGCCGTCGTGGCCGGGCTGGGGGCGGGAGTCCTCGTCCGCCGACTGGGCTCGGCGCGGGCGGCGGTGGCGAGCACCCTGCTGACCGCGGCCGGGATTCTCGTCGCCGGTCTGGCGCAGTCGGTGGTGCTGTTCGCGATGGCACTGTTCCTGGCCGGCGCCATGGACGCGTTCACCGACGTCGCGCAGAACGCCCACGGGCTGCGGGTGCAGCGCCGCTACGGACGCTCCATCATCAACTCCTTCCACGCCATCTGGTCCATCGGCGCCGTCACCGGCGGAGCCATGGCCGCCGGGGCGATCGCGCTCGACCTCCCGCTCGGCGTGCACCTGCTGATCTCGGGCGTGCTCTTCGGGATCACCGCCTGTGTCGCCCTGCGGTTCTGCCTGCCGGGACCCGACACCGAGCCGGCCGAGGAAACGGAGGCGAAGGAGGAGTCGAGGGAGAAGGGGAGCGGCGGAGGCGGGCGTTCGGTCGTGACCTCGCGGACGCGGTACGTGCTGGCCGCGCTCGTCCTCATCGCCACCGCCGGGACGCTCGTCGAGGACGCGGGCAACTCCTGGGCCGCGCTCTACCTCTCCGACTCACTGAACGCGTCGGCGGCACTGGCGGCCTCCGGCTTCATCGCCCTGGTCGGGGCCCAGTTCGTCGGCCGGATCCTCGGCGACCGGCTCGTCGACCGGTTCGGTCAGCGCGCGGTGGCCCGAGCCGGCGGCCTCATCGCCGCGGTCGGCATGGGGCTGGCGCTGGCCGTGCCCACGGTGCCCGGCACGATCCTCGGCTTCGCCGCGGCCGGGTTCGGTGTGGCGACCCTGGTGCCGGCGGCGATGCACGAGGCCGACGAACTGCCCGGCCTCAAGCCCGGCTCGGGGCTGACGATCGTCTCCTGGCTGATGCGGCTCGGCTTCCTGCTCTCCCCGCCGATCGTCGGCCTCGTCGCCGACGAGGCCGGCCTGCGCCTCGGCCTGCTGGTGGTGCCCCTCGCAGGCGTGATCGTGGTCGTGCTCGCCGGGGTGCTGGGGGCCCGGAAGCGGCAACCGGCAAGCGACGAGGGGTAGAAGAGCGCCGCGGCGACCCTCGTACGCAATGAGCGTACGTTCGTACGCTCCAGGGTGTACCGTCGGTTTCATGCCGACGGACCACTTCGCGCAGGACCCCCGTACCAACCTGGAACGGATGCGGGCGGGCGACCTCTACATCGCCGACGATCCCGAGATCGCCCGCCGGCAGCAGGAGGCCGTACGCCTGGCCGCCCGCTTCCAGGCCGCCTTCGTCGAGGACGCCGCCGCGGCGCAGTCGATCCTCGCCGAACTGCTCGGCGCCGTGGGCGAGGAGGCGCATGTGCGCCCGCCCCTGCACGTCGACTACGGCAGCAACATCACCATCGGGGCACGCACCTTCGTCAACTACAACCTGACCGCGCTGGACGTCGCGGCCATCGTCATCGGCGAGGACTGCCAGATCGGCCCGAACGTCCAGCTCCTCACCCCCACGCACCCCGTGGAACCGCAGCCCCGGCGCGACAAGCTGGAGGCCGCGCAGCCGATCACCATCGGCGACAACGTCTGGATCGGCGGCGGCGCCATCGTCCTGCCCGGAGTCACCATCGGGGACAACTCCGTGATCGGCGCCGGCGCGGTCGTCACCAAGGACGTACCGGCGAACGTGATCGCCGTCGGCAACCCCGCCCGCCCGGTCCGCGGTATCTGAGGCTCCCGTGGCCACCGGACACACCGACCCGCAACGGCGCGAACGCATCATCGCCGCCACCCTCGACCTCATCGCGGAGGAGGGCCTCGCGGCGGTCTCGCACCGCAAGATCGCCCGGCGCGCCGGGGTGCCGCTGGGGTCCATGACGTACCACTTCAGCGGGATGGACGAACTGCTCAGAGAGGCCTTCGGTGAGTTCACCGGCCAGGCGGTCGCGGTCTTCGACGCGTATCTCGCGGAGCCGGCCGACAGGGAGGAGGCCATCGAGGCCGTGGCCGACCTCGTCCACACCCTGTCCGAGGGCAGCCGGCGCGACCTCGTGCTCACCCAGGAGCTGTACGCTCTCGCCGCACGCCGGCCCGCCTACCGGGAACTCACCCACGAGTGGATGCGCCGCAGCCGGGTCCACCTCGAGAAGTACTTCGACCCGGACACCGCCCGCCAGCTCGACGCCCTCATCGAGGGACTGACCCTCCATCGCGCCCTGTCCCGGGAACCCCATGACCGGGTCCTGACGCTCGCCGCGATCACCCGCATCACCACGGCGACCGGCACTCACCGGGAGCCCTGAGCGGGACCCCCAGCCGCCCGTGCGGCACAGTCCTGACCACTGTGCCGCACGGGCATCACCGCCTCAGGCGACCCCGTCCACGTCCGGTCCCGCGCCCCCACCGGCCGGGGCGGCCACAGCCTGCTTCCGCCAGGTGACGCGCCGCGCGGAGACGGACACCAGCAGGGCCGAGGCGGCGACCACCGCCATGCCGACCGTCAGGTCCGTTCGGCCCGCCACGAAGCCGATCAGCGCCGGGCCGGCCAGCAGGCCGGTGGTGCCCATGGCGGCGACCAGGGCCAGGGCCCGCGGACCCTCCGCGGCGGCCGCGACGTAGAGGCAGGGCGTCACGGTCGCCATGCCCAGGCCCACACAGGCGAAGCCGATCAGCGCGGGCCAGGTCCCGCCGGCCGCCAGGGCGAGCGCGAGACCGGTGCCGGCCACCACACTGCCGACGTGGACGACCCGTGCGTCGCCCAGGCGGCTCCGCCAGCCGTCGCCGAGGAGGCGGGCCAGCACCATCATCACCGACACCACGGCGATGCCCAGCGGCGCGAGCTGCCCCGACGCGCCGGTCTCCGCCGTGAGGTAGAGCGCCGACCAGTCGTTCATCGCGCCCTCGGTGACCGTGCCGAACACCATCGCGCAACCCAGCCAGAGTGCCGCCCCGGAGGCACCGGCGAAGCGCCGGACGGTCTTGGCGGTGCCCTTCGCGGCATCCTCCTCCGCGACATCCCGCTCGGGCTCGTCCCGCTCGGGCTCCGCAGTGTGCTCGTCGGCGGTCAGACGCGGGCGCGCGGCGGTGAGCAGCAGCAGGAGCAGGGCCGCGGCGACGGCGAAGTGCGCGGACACGGTGTGCGTCACGACGTTCATCCCCGACGCGAGGAGCGCGGCCGCGAGCGAGCCCGCGCTGAACGTGGCGTGCAGCCGCGCCATCGCGGCCCGCCCGTACCGGGCCTCGAGCGCCGCGCCCTGCGCGTTCATGGCGACGTTCAGACAGCCGACGGCCACCCCGTCGACGAAGACCACCACCAGGGCGAGGGGGTAGGAGCCGGCCGCGGACAGCGCCGGCAGCACCGCCGCCAGAGCCAGTGCCGACCAGAGCGCGAGACGCCGCGAACCGAGCTGCCGCATCAGCCGGGCGACCAGCGGGAAGGACACCGCGGCGCCGACCCCGCAGACCATCAGCAGCAGACCCAGCCGTGTTTCGTCGAGGCCGAACCGGTCCTTGAGAGCGGGCAGCCGGGAGACCCAGGTGGCGTACTGGAAGCCGAGGAAGCAGAACAGCGCGGCGATGGCCAGCTGGTCGCGCCGGAAGGCGCCGAGCGCGCGGGGTGCGGGGGTACGGGGTGCGGGGGTGCGGGACATGGGCGTCAGCCCTCCGTTTCGGGGCCGTCGGACCGGCAGCCCGGGACCGGGCCGGACATGTAGACCGCGTTCTCGCCGTAACTCGCGGGGAGTTCGACCCGTCGGTCGGGCCGGAACCCGTGCCGGGCCCAGAAACTCTCGGTGCCTCCCACGGCGACCAGGGAGACCTCCTCGTACACCTGTCGTGCGGTCGCGGTGAGATGGCGTACGAGCCTGCCGCCCAGGCCCCGGCCGCGCAGGTCGTCGGCGACGACCAGGTCGTGCAGGTGCAGATGGGAGGAGGCGAAGGACCGCTCCTCGGGCCGCTCCAGGTCCGGATACCGCGACGGCGGGTAGGGCAGGGCGAGGACGTAGCCGGCGATCCGGTCGCCGGTCTCCAGGACGAAGCAGGTCGCAGGGGAGGCGCGGCCCCGGGACTCCAGCGCCTCCCGGCCCTCGGACAGCCCGGCGGGCGCGTACACCTCGGCCTCCAGGGCGGCGACCCGCGGCCAGTCGTCCTCGGCGAGGAGGCGGATACGCAGGCCGCCCAGCACCTGGTCCCGCACCAGCACCTGATCCCGCACCGGTACCCGATCCCGCCCGGAGCGGACCGGGGAACCACCCCTGCCGCCACCGCCACCGCCCCTGCCGTCGCCGTCGCCGTCGCTCCCGCCCACGCAGCTGTGGGGGAGCGGGGCGAAGCCGTTGAAGCCGCGGGTCATGTAGCTGGTGGCGTAGGCGCCGCTGGACAGCACCCAGACCGGGTCGCCCGAGGCGAGCGCCTTCGGCACGAGGACACGGCGGTGCTCGGGCGCGTAGGAGTCGTCGCTGTCACAGGTGGGGCCCGCGACGACGGCGGGGACCAGGTCGGCGTCGGCCGGATGGGTCGGAAAGACGAGCGGATACTGCAACTCGTCCATCTCATAAAGGCCGTTGAACTTTCCGCAGCTCAGATAGAGCCAGTACGCCCGTTCCCCGTCCGGTCGCCGGCGCGAGGTGAGCCGGGAGACGTGCGCCCTGACGGCACTGTGGTCGGCGACCAGATGGCGTCCCGGCTCGATCAGGAAGTCCAGTGGATCCGGGGCGAGTTCGCGGAGGCGTTCCATGCCCTCGCGTAGGACGGCGAAGATCTTGTCCAGCGGGGGTTCCAGCCGGTCTCCCCGCCGGTCCGTGTAGCCGAGTGCGGGCAGGCCGCCGCCGAGGTTGACGTGATCGGGCGAGATTCCGCGCGCGTGCAGTGCCGGCAGGACCTCACCCAGCGTCGCGAACGCCTGCTGCCAGGCCTCGGTGGTCATCTGCTGCGACCCGACGTGCACCGACAGCCCGGCGGGGACCAGACCCGCCTCCCGCGCCGACTCCAGTACGCGTACGGCGTCGTCCGCCGAGCAGCCGAACTTCCGGCTCAGTCCCCACAGGGCCCCCTGGCCCGTGGTCGCCAGCCGGCAGAACACCCGGGAGCCGGGGGCGTGCGCGGCCAGCGCCGCCACGTCCTCCGGGCTGTCGGTGGCGAAGTCCCGTACGCCGAGCCGGTGGGCCTGGGCGATGTGCTCGTCGGACTTGACGGTGTTGCCGTAGTGGATCCGGTCCGCGGGCGTGCCCGTGGCGAGGGCCTGGACGATTTCCCGGGGGCTCGCCGCGTCGAACCCGGCGCCCCGGCCGGCCAGGCACGCCAGCACCTCGTCCACGGGGCACGCCTTCATGGCGAACCGCACGCCGACGCCGGGCAACTCCCCGGTCAGCGCGTCGAACCGGGCGGCGATGCCGTCCAGGTCATGGATGATCCGGTCGTTCGGGGCAGCCGCGAGCGCGGTACGCAGTGCCGGATTCACCGGACCGCGCCCCGGGACCGGACGGTGGCACCGGGGCGGGCCGCGCTCCGGACGCCGGTCGTCCGGGCCGCTTCCATCAGCGCCGCCCAGCCGTCGATCAGCAGCACGAAGTCCTCGATGTCCCGCCCCGCCTCCGCCAGCAGCGACTCCTGCTCCGCGGCCACTCGCTCGGCGAACTCGGCGTATTTTCCGCCCAGTCGTCGGTAGGTCCGCTGGACGACGTCCAGTCGGCGCTCGTTCTCGGCGCGGTCCAGCCGCACGCTGCGTGCCAGCAGGGCACGGACCGGCGCCGCGTCGAGCCGCTGCCCGTCGTCGAGGAGCGCGGGACCGGCCTCGGCCATGCCGGCGTAGACGAAGTGGAAGTGGAGCATCGACAGCAGGAACTTCACGAACCGCCGCTGGTACGCCATGAATCCGGCATGCGTACGGCGTTCCCCGGTGTAGAAGTTCTCGATGTCCCGGTTGTGCAGGACACCGGGCAGGGTGGCGTCGTGCACGGCGTGGACGAGGAAGTAGTCGCTGCCGATGGTGTCGGTCGCGGGCGGCAGCGGCAGCCGCTCGTACACGTCCTGGTGGAAGGCGATGTTGCACATGTCCACCCGCATGGGGTCGACCAGGGTCAGCGTCGCGTGGTCGCCCCGGAAGGGAAGCAGCCCGGCACCCTTGAAGGACTCCTCGGCCAGGCCCGCCCGCTCCTCCTCGGACCACTCGGCCGGGGCCCACAGGCCCACGACCGTGTCGTACGCGTCCTTGTCGAGTTCCCGGATGCCGCCGATGTCGACGGACAGTTCCCCGATGAAGGACGCGCCCACCATCGCCACCGGCCGATGGGCGAGCGATGGATCGAGGTCCACTTCCGACACCCCGGCGGAGGCGTCGGCGGCCCGCTTGCCGAGAGACGCCAGCTCGTGACGGATCGGGAAGACGGGCTCGCCCTCGAACACCTGGTAGCGGCTGTCGGAGTCCCGGCGGTGCACCGAACGGCACCCCAGAGCGGCCGCGACGAGGAACGCCCGGTCGGTGCAGGCACCGTACGAGACGCCGTCCGGGAGCAGGAGGCCGAGCAGGTGGTCCGGCTCCGACTCCGGCAGCGCGGCGCGGTCGATCACGTCCCGCAGAAAGACCCGTTGGGCCCGCTCGTCGAGGTGGTGCACCACGACACCCGGGACCACGGGCAGCCCGGCGACGGTGCGGTCGTGCGCCGAGACGGTCGGCGCGTCGGAGGAGTCGAGAATCAGCAGATGCACCTCGACCTCGAACTCCCTTACGGCGTAAGCCGCTTCGGCGGCGACGGCGGAGATGGTCGCCGCACACGCCCGGTTCGTCGGGAGTGTCAGACCGACCCTGTGCCGGCGTGGCACGTCGAACGCCCCGGTCATCGCGTCCGCCCGGGACGGCCACCGTGCTCGTGCCAGGAGTCCATTCCCAGCAACTTCCGCCCCAAGTCGCTGAGTTCGGCGGTGCCGTACCGCTCGGACTCGTGCCGGGTCGCGTCGCCGAGCAGGGTCGCGTTCCAGTCCGGCGTGCCGAGCGTGCGCCAGGACTCGATCCGGGACCGGCGCAGTTCCTCGTGCTCCTCCAGCGCCGGCATCATCGACAGGTACTGCACCGCCCGTACCCCGTCGGCGGAAGTGTTGGGTGCCACGCCGTGCGCCAGCATGCCGTTGAAGATCAGCAGGTCACCGGCGTTGAGCTGGGGCCGGATCACCGGGAACTCGGCCCGGTCGGCCCCGGGCCGGATCGGGTCGCGGCCGGCGGGCCGGCCCACCTTCCACTCCTCGAAGCGGTGGAAGAGTCCGGGCGAGCACTGGAAGCCGCCCTGGTCCGGCTCCGTGTCCGTGAGCGCGATGATGCCCTGCACCCGCTGCGGCGGCACACTGGCCGTGGTGTCGACGTCCCAGTGCAGCTCGATGTCGAAGCCCTCGTCCGTCGGCTCGATGAACGACCGGGAACGGTTCCCCACATTGGGCGGGTTGAGGTTGAGACGGTCCAGGGTGACCCAGAGTTCCTCGCAGTCCCACACATCGGCGAAGGCGTCGTGGACGCGCCGCGACTGCCTGCTGTCCCAGAGCAGTTGGTGGTGGTACGCCTCGACGAAGCCGTAGACGTACAGGTCCCGGTCGAGGTCCGAGCGGAAGGTGCGCTCCTCGTACCAGGTCTCGGGGCGCTGCGGGTCGAGGCCCTGGAAGTCCCAGGCGAACTCCAGCAGCAGCTTGGCCGCGTCCGGGGATATCGCCTCCCGGACCACCACATAGCCGTACGCCTGCCAGGAGGCGAACTCCTCCTCGGAGAGCACCCGCAACGGCCGGGACTTGGTGAGGTGCCGCAACTGGGTCCCGGCGAGGTAGGTCTCGCCGTCGGCACTGAAGTACGGGCGTTCGGAGGCGGCGCGGTGTAAGAAGCGGTGGAGCGCAGGACGGTCCTGCGTCGGACGGTCCTGCGTCGGGTGGTTCTGCGTCGTCATGCGGTCACTCCGGAAATCCTGGGTCGGTCGTCAGTGGTGCGGGGGTGTGGGATCGGGCGATCAGGCGCATTCGGGCAGGAGGGCAGAGCCCGGCCGCGTCGGTGCCCGCGCGCGACCGGGGCATGAAGGAAGGGGAAGGGCAGAGGTCGGGTGAGGTGAACCGGTCAGATGCTGCGGACCGCGGCACGCCGGGCCGCCGCTGGGCCCGTCACGGGTCCGAGCCCGGCTCCGGCCTCGGCTCTGTCGCCGGTCGCGTCCCGTCGCAGTCCGCCCGACCAGCGGGCGAACTCCTGTACGCGGGAAGCGGCTTCGGTGAGCCGTTCCTCCGGCAGGCGCCCGTCCCGTACGGCGCGGACCAGGGCGTCGGCGAGCCGGGCCGTGGTCCGTTCGTCCGCGTGCCCGTGCCCGCCGCCGACGCAGACCGCGTCGGCCCCCGCGGCGACCGCCCGGACGGTGGCGCCGGCCACGCCGTAGCGGTCGGCCACGGCGCCCATCTCGATGGCGTCGGTCACGATCAGACCGGTGAAGCCGAGTTCGCCGCGCAGCAGGTCCTGGGTGACGGCGCGGCTCAGGGTCGCCGGCCGGCGGTCGTCGTAGGCGGGGACCAGCAGGTGGCCGGTCATGACGGCCCGCACGCCCGCGTCCATCGCGGCGATGAACGGCGGCAGCGCGGTCAGGGCCACGGTCCCGGCCCGCGCCGGCACCTGCGGCAGCCCGAGACGGCGGCTGACAACGGTGTCACCGTGGCCCGGGAAGTGCTTGGCGCAGGCGGCGACACCCGCCGACTGCAGGCCCCGTACCCACGCGGCGGCGTGCCGGGAGACCACGTCGGTGCGCGCGCCGAAGGAACGGACCCCGATCACCGGGTGGTACGGATCGGGGGCGACGTCGGCGCTCGGCGTGTAGCTCAGGGTGATGCCGAGCGTGTGCAGGTCCCGCCCGACGCCGTGGGCGACCTGTTCGGTGACATCGATGTTGTCGAGGGCGCCCAGTGCACGGTTGCCCGGACGGAACGCCCCGGTGCGGGCGTCCGGGCGGGTGGCGCCGCCCGCCTCCTCGCCGCCCGCCTCCTCGCCGTCCGCCTCCTCGTCCAGGCCGATGACGAGGTCGGGGTTCTCGGCGTGCAGCGCGGAGGTGAGTGCTGCCACCTGCTCGGGGCCGTGGATGTTGCGGCCGGACAGGGCGACGGAGGCGAGCCC
Coding sequences within it:
- a CDS encoding pectate lyase family protein, yielding MKRSAAVRLSATLATAALAAATGLAVSTSSASAAVSGSATGYATQNGGTTGGAGGQTVRATTGTAIHSALCGRASSSTPIIIEVQGTINHGNTTKVSGSSCNTAAGVIELKQISNVTIVGVGSGAVFDQLGIHIRESSNIIIQNVTVRNVKKSGSPTSNGGDAIGMESDVRNVWVDHATLEASGGESEGYDGLFDMKDNTQYVTLSYSILRNSGRGGLIGSSESDRSNGYVTFHHNKYENIDSRTPLLRGGISHIYNNHYVNLHESGINTRAGARAKVDNNYFEDSKDVLGTFYTSEAGYWQVGGNIFDNVTWSARSGDNQPAGPNPTSNTTVSIPYSYGLDNANCVPDVVNRTAGANKGNQVSDGNCTPQNPGPTDPTTPPTDPTDPPTGTNLSLGAGADGSSKASGTSYGNVIDGNLGSYWSPSGSTGSVSVKWSSATSVSKISIREAAGSEGGIRNWRVLNNDTGAVLTSGSGAGVISFPKTSLKKVTFEITSSNGSPRVAEFETYNG
- a CDS encoding MFS transporter — translated: MTIDVLRRPGSAERQARAAVAVLFFTNGALFANLLPRYPQIKADLGIGNAAYGLAVAAFPAGAVVAGLGAGVLVRRLGSARAAVASTLLTAAGILVAGLAQSVVLFAMALFLAGAMDAFTDVAQNAHGLRVQRRYGRSIINSFHAIWSIGAVTGGAMAAGAIALDLPLGVHLLISGVLFGITACVALRFCLPGPDTEPAEETEAKEESREKGSGGGGRSVVTSRTRYVLAALVLIATAGTLVEDAGNSWAALYLSDSLNASAALAASGFIALVGAQFVGRILGDRLVDRFGQRAVARAGGLIAAVGMGLALAVPTVPGTILGFAAAGFGVATLVPAAMHEADELPGLKPGSGLTIVSWLMRLGFLLSPPIVGLVADEAGLRLGLLVVPLAGVIVVVLAGVLGARKRQPASDEG
- a CDS encoding sugar O-acetyltransferase; amino-acid sequence: MPTDHFAQDPRTNLERMRAGDLYIADDPEIARRQQEAVRLAARFQAAFVEDAAAAQSILAELLGAVGEEAHVRPPLHVDYGSNITIGARTFVNYNLTALDVAAIVIGEDCQIGPNVQLLTPTHPVEPQPRRDKLEAAQPITIGDNVWIGGGAIVLPGVTIGDNSVIGAGAVVTKDVPANVIAVGNPARPVRGI
- a CDS encoding TetR/AcrR family transcriptional regulator, with the translated sequence MATGHTDPQRRERIIAATLDLIAEEGLAAVSHRKIARRAGVPLGSMTYHFSGMDELLREAFGEFTGQAVAVFDAYLAEPADREEAIEAVADLVHTLSEGSRRDLVLTQELYALAARRPAYRELTHEWMRRSRVHLEKYFDPDTARQLDALIEGLTLHRALSREPHDRVLTLAAITRITTATGTHREP
- a CDS encoding MFS transporter; protein product: MSRTPAPRTPAPRALGAFRRDQLAIAALFCFLGFQYATWVSRLPALKDRFGLDETRLGLLLMVCGVGAAVSFPLVARLMRQLGSRRLALWSALALAAVLPALSAAGSYPLALVVVFVDGVAVGCLNVAMNAQGAALEARYGRAAMARLHATFSAGSLAAALLASGMNVVTHTVSAHFAVAAALLLLLLTAARPRLTADEHTAEPERDEPERDVAEEDAAKGTAKTVRRFAGASGAALWLGCAMVFGTVTEGAMNDWSALYLTAETGASGQLAPLGIAVVSVMMVLARLLGDGWRSRLGDARVVHVGSVVAGTGLALALAAGGTWPALIGFACVGLGMATVTPCLYVAAAAEGPRALALVAAMGTTGLLAGPALIGFVAGRTDLTVGMAVVAASALLVSVSARRVTWRKQAVAAPAGGGAGPDVDGVA
- a CDS encoding GNAT family N-acetyltransferase — protein: MGGSDGDGDGRGGGGGGRGGSPVRSGRDRVPVRDQVLVRDQVLGGLRIRLLAEDDWPRVAALEAEVYAPAGLSEGREALESRGRASPATCFVLETGDRIAGYVLALPYPPSRYPDLERPEERSFASSHLHLHDLVVADDLRGRGLGGRLVRHLTATARQVYEEVSLVAVGGTESFWARHGFRPDRRVELPASYGENAVYMSGPVPGCRSDGPETEG
- a CDS encoding DUF6271 family protein; amino-acid sequence: MTGAFDVPRRHRVGLTLPTNRACAATISAVAAEAAYAVREFEVEVHLLILDSSDAPTVSAHDRTVAGLPVVPGVVVHHLDERAQRVFLRDVIDRAALPESEPDHLLGLLLPDGVSYGACTDRAFLVAAALGCRSVHRRDSDSRYQVFEGEPVFPIRHELASLGKRAADASAGVSEVDLDPSLAHRPVAMVGASFIGELSVDIGGIRELDKDAYDTVVGLWAPAEWSEEERAGLAEESFKGAGLLPFRGDHATLTLVDPMRVDMCNIAFHQDVYERLPLPPATDTIGSDYFLVHAVHDATLPGVLHNRDIENFYTGERRTHAGFMAYQRRFVKFLLSMLHFHFVYAGMAEAGPALLDDGQRLDAAPVRALLARSVRLDRAENERRLDVVQRTYRRLGGKYAEFAERVAAEQESLLAEAGRDIEDFVLLIDGWAALMEAARTTGVRSAARPGATVRSRGAVR
- a CDS encoding phytanoyl-CoA dioxygenase family protein, whose translation is MTTQNHPTQDRPTQDRPALHRFLHRAASERPYFSADGETYLAGTQLRHLTKSRPLRVLSEEEFASWQAYGYVVVREAISPDAAKLLLEFAWDFQGLDPQRPETWYEERTFRSDLDRDLYVYGFVEAYHHQLLWDSRQSRRVHDAFADVWDCEELWVTLDRLNLNPPNVGNRSRSFIEPTDEGFDIELHWDVDTTASVPPQRVQGIIALTDTEPDQGGFQCSPGLFHRFEEWKVGRPAGRDPIRPGADRAEFPVIRPQLNAGDLLIFNGMLAHGVAPNTSADGVRAVQYLSMMPALEEHEELRRSRIESWRTLGTPDWNATLLGDATRHESERYGTAELSDLGRKLLGMDSWHEHGGRPGRTR
- a CDS encoding glycoside hydrolase family 3 protein codes for the protein MADHGRIGGNPRLLRLAHSVLQPGFTGSTVPDWVRRRISEGLASVALSGRNIHGPEQVAALTSALHAENPDLVIGLDEEADGEEAGGEEAGGATRPDARTGAFRPGNRALGALDNIDVTEQVAHGVGRDLHTLGITLSYTPSADVAPDPYHPVIGVRSFGARTDVVSRHAAAWVRGLQSAGVAACAKHFPGHGDTVVSRRLGLPQVPARAGTVALTALPPFIAAMDAGVRAVMTGHLLVPAYDDRRPATLSRAVTQDLLRGELGFTGLIVTDAIEMGAVADRYGVAGATVRAVAAGADAVCVGGGHGHADERTTARLADALVRAVRDGRLPEERLTEAASRVQEFARWSGGLRRDATGDRAEAGAGLGPVTGPAAARRAAVRSI